Proteins encoded together in one Telopea speciosissima isolate NSW1024214 ecotype Mountain lineage chromosome 4, Tspe_v1, whole genome shotgun sequence window:
- the LOC122659262 gene encoding uncharacterized mitochondrial protein AtMg00860-like, producing MKEKKVYTKFNKCEFLLHQVAFLGHIVSAKDIEVDHCKVKSVVDWETPKNVADIHSFLGSAGYYKRFKNFLRLLGPMTRLTRKGVKFKWSDDCEKSFQELKQRLISAPVLTIPKGTGGMVGYSDASKMGLGCMLMQDGKVNVYTSRQLKDYEKNYPIHDLELAAMVFALKI from the coding sequence atgaaagagaagaaggtgTACACCAAATTCAATAAATGTGAGTTTTTGCTGCATCAAGTAGCATTCTTGGGTCACATAGTCTCGGCAAAGGATATAGAAGTTGACCACTGCAAGGTTAAGTCCGTAGTTGATTGGGAGACTCCCAAGAATGTGGCTGATATCCATAGTTTCTTGGGTTCAGCCGGTTACTACAAAAGATTTAAGAATTTCTTGAGACTTTTGGGCCCGATGACTCGACtaacccgaaagggagtgaagttcaaGTGGTCCGACGATtgtgagaagagcttccaagagttaaaGCAGCGACTAATTTCTGCTCCAGTGCTTACTATTCCTAAGGGCACTGGGGGAATGGTTGGTTACAGTGATGCATCcaagatgggtttgggttgcATGCTAATGCAAGACGGGAAGGTAAATGTCTACACCTCTCGGCAgttgaaagattatgaaaagaactacccaaTTCATGACTTGGAGCTTGCAGCTATGGTCTTTGCTCTAAAAATCTAG